Genomic DNA from Setaria italica strain Yugu1 chromosome V, Setaria_italica_v2.0, whole genome shotgun sequence:
AACTtgcatctaaacaaaacccaaatcTCAAATGGTGGCTGCTAGTTTTATTTATAGGGCGGCTGCAACCAGGAGGTCCTAGATGAGCTCTCCTAACCCTAGGATACCCTCCTCATGGGCCTGACTGAATATAAGGCTCAAATGCCAAGGGTGAGGTTGTGTTCATCCTTGAGGTCCGAACGTTCTTTGGTCGATCCTCCCAACTCCGGTCAAACCTGTGAAACTAGACTTCAAGATCTTTTCAATGAGTACTCAGTACTCATGGACCTCAGGCACCCTTCGGATTTAAGAGTTATGATCATCTCAATCTGGAGCTTCCTGCAAGTCCGAACGCGTGGTTCGAATTTCATGTCCGATCTGCAGCCTCTTTGTTCTAATCTGGTTGTTCTCTTAGCTGCCTTTATGTCGATCTGGTTCTTCCCCATTTCCCATTAACTAGACTCCATCACCATGATTTAGTAGCATCCAATTCTAAGAACAACATGTATGGATAGCTAGGAACGAATTACCTGAGAGTGAATCATGTAAGCTTAGTGTCCCATAGGTGTGGTTGTATCAAGGTGTAACATCcgcggaaatcaccaactaaaaccACCCATTAAAAATcgcttttaaaatctttttaccgcagAGCTCCTGGAAATCTAAAATCTTCtaggcgatttcgccgtcccggcacccaagccgccCTCCATCATTTTACCCATGCCagtaaatctcgccgcgtgccgtcgtcagaccgccgcgcgcgtgctccgaccgcgtgccgcaatcgccgccggtctccccctttcttttctcttttttcatctccctttttctttttctttttccttcctttctccttcttctttcttctttcttcttcctcctcccttcttctctttcctcttcctttcttctttctggtTCCTGGCGCCACTTCCTTGGCCGGCCCCCACCCCCGGCGCATTCACTCCACCGGCGCCCCACCTCCACTGGCGCCATGTCGCCCGGCCCTCCGCGCGCCTggggcccgccgcccggcccggccccgcATGCTGCCACTCCTGCGTTGGCCGCCTTCGGCCCCGCTCcacaccgctgccgccggcccctacctccccgcCCCGGCGCGCCACTGGTGCCGTGCCGCCTAGACCACCGCCGGCCATTGCCGGACCCctacccgccggccacctcgccggctataaaaggaggccGCCCAGCCGCCCCTCTTCCCACACCGCGCCACACCCCGACCTCCTCCACCCGCCAACGCCTCCGGCGCCCGTGCCAAGCCGCCACCCCCACCCGAGCGCcgcccgagcaccgccgccgcctagaccaccgccggccgcctctcTCCTACCCCAAGTGTCCGaggtaaggggcaaaacgggATACTCTCCCCTttccccacctcctccgccacaCGGCCGCCGCTGGTGAGGCCCGCCGGTCGGCCGCCGTCGGCCCCCCACCTTCCCCAACCTCCTGGCCGGCCCAGTGAAGGAGAAGGGGAAAGTTCCCCAAAATCCCGATCTGACCCCCACTTTTTCCCAAATTACGAACAGGTcctcccaccactctcataaacctattcgcagataagcccctccacctccaaaagtattcacaaataggtccctggtttatcgcaaatcagtcctaaacctcctttttaagcccttaaaccatgtttaactcatcatttcatgcgccaaacttcctccaattaatcccaaattttatcACATCATCCTCcggaatactttcgccgatccatatccaaatttcccaaaaataatctttctacctattttccgttcacattttctgttcggagctcacggttaaaaaccgtttttcttttatttatttgtgtgcccgtttgtgtgtgccgtagatcgggGATTGCTCGAGGAGGAGTCCGGggaggagtttgaccacgagcccgagcctgaggatcagcagcacgagccggaactcccggaaggctttgaagacggcaagtccaatctcaccctttgatgcatacttaatacctagtttttcaaacacaacctattgacctgttttataaaatgcatattgttttattgcaagacatggttggatagccaccccttgattgttatgaacattccttgctatcctatggttgtctctaaatatgacccACTCTATTTAGGCGATAACCACcactagaatgcttaggaaattgctactCGACTGCactcattattacaatggtttacTTGGAAAgcaagtgtgtgtgtgtttatTTGGGGAAAATGGTTTTTCGGGTTCGAAGGAAAGGGATgtgtggatgagatggatgggtgtttcttgtgtgaaatgccaggatgttgtgctcgtaccttagtggttgagcaatgtcgggagatatccaatttgtcatggttaaggaccgagttgatgtgtcatctttcctaattccaccatcgtgcaaccacttgaccgtgtatgggcaacggcttagcataaatcccactagctaaactgttagtcttcaggggtgctggtgagcaacgggagcccatggaaaaggagtaagatcttggtgacttaggtcccggttaggGTCTCATGGATgggccgtgaaccccttgggtgcttccgtgaggactAGCCAGTCgcagctaaggtgggtaatggctttgttaggatccgcaccggcactaaggtgatcgtgctgcggtaccctacttgtggaaaaagtgtacaacctctgcagagttaaaacctatctgggtagccgtgtccacggcattggacgagttatgacttggtcacataactagtacttgggcatggatggtcacgtgtgcgtgcgtgtgtgtgtgtgttggattttggaagtgtctgACAATTGTGCCGTgggctatggcggacggggagtccgatagtgataaaacttggatcctttgtgtaggatcaaccgcACTCAATGTTCGGTTgccaaagaaaagctttacaaaaacttgtttgaaaatgagcctatgcatgtgttgaaaatctagctttattgcaaataaactctagcctatccttgatttATCCTATGCATATATTtgtttgtatccccctccatggatggggttggacttgttgagtacgttcgtactcacccttgcttcgttactacagaggaagacccggacttcatcgccgaagaccttgagtagaggttgtgtccgcacccaacgctgcctgtggtgttggcctttccaagatgctgctgctgccatgtagtcccgagtgctgtcttttggcagtcgcttggttagccgctgttgtttatttacttcttatcgctgcgtggctctcacgcccactccctcgggagttgtacggtaactgaatttttatctgtcgaataaatgtgttatcagcctcctaggactgatatttgtatcacatttagtctctacctatgtggggacgcttcacaaGGGCAGTGATGTCCACATCAACAACACTTAACCATACAAAAAGGTATGCACAATCATATTTTACAATGCTTATACCAACAACACACAATTTTCTCAAATTGCCACGTGTGGATCCCTAAAATATACTCCGTACGCTCCAAAATGAAAGATGTTTAAGTTTTGTCGAAGATAAATTTCTCTaactttgatcaagttttttttagaaaaaaatgtgTCGACATATACAATACCAAATCAATCCACTCTCACAGCATATTTTGACTAATAAAAGTTACCTACCCAATTGGTtaagtaaaataaaataagtaccACGAAATCTACCATCAAATGTACTTTAGGTCCGACTTTAGATTCACCTGTATGTATAAGAATTTAatacaagaaacaaaaaagtgAAGCAAATGAAAAAGATACCAATGTGTCATGTTTAGGAATGGGTGTAGTATTATTActacctccgttcttaaatatatgacaccatttattttttttcatttgtttggctattcgtcttttctacaaatatttttgcaaatagataaatctacaagttaaatctaaagtacatttgacaatAGACATACTAATACgcattttactttagttaactaactcgttCAATAGACATTGGTGGTCAAAGTTGTAGTAAAAAGTCAACGACGCCATATATttaggaacggagggagtatatatctTGTACCCATATGATAGCTATCATCGACCAATGCACGATAGTTCACATCAAGTTGATGATACAAAAATTGTTCTTTAATGCTTCAAGAATCATACAATGTACTCACCATTTCACATTTTCTTTAGGTTTTTATCTCCGACCACTTTTCTTAATAAAATATAATCATAATATCTAATAAGCATGGATTATAAAAAacttttcaagacaaatctaaaGAAATAGTTGTTTCCAAACAAAGTATTTGAAGACTATTGGTGGCCAAAATTTTAAAATGTCCGACAAGATTTTGATCAAATTGTGAAGTATTTGTGATCGAATTGAGTATATTGTTAGGGTGTTTTTTCTATCACAGGGTGAAATTTGATAAGCAAAGAAGTGGTTGCCTTGAGTCTATATCACAAAACTATAAACTCCTAAAAAAATCCGAATTGAGTGGTccataaacaaaaataatcggaaatttttcctaaaaaaagatCGGAAATTATCTCCCAAAAAAGTTTTTGACTTCTCGTGGCTGTGGCTGGGACTTTTTTTAGATCTGCTCTGGCTTGGACCTGTGGTTGTGGCTGGGAATCCTCACCGACACCTGGGACCCGTGTGCAGATCCGGTTGGCGTCCACACCACGCGCCAGCACAGGAAATGAATTTCCCGCTTCCGTTCCTATGACCAGTGGGACCATTAGCCGACGACGACACATCGCGCGCCGAAAACCAATTCCCCTCCGCCTCCTTCCGCCATCATTTTCGCCACGTCAGCAATCCGCGTCTAAACCGCATCGCAGCCGTCCATCCAAAGACGCATCAACGGCCCACACCGCTCGGAGGTAGCGATCCGCGGCAATGCCTCTCCACCAATCAGCGCTCGCCTCTCTCTTTCTATAAAGTCGTCGCCcccgtctcctctcctcccaaCAACCACCTCTCTGCCTTCGCCGCCTCCTCTTCTCCCAAATCACCGACCCAAACGCCGAGCGCAGCCGCGTCGATGGCCCCCAAGGCGGAGAAGAAGCCGGCGGCGAAGAAgcccgcggaggaggagcccgcgACGGAGAAGGCGGAGAAGGCCCCGGcggggaagaagcccaaggcgGAGAAGCGTCTCCCCGCGGGCAAGTCCGCCGGCAAGGAGGGCGGCGAGggcaagaaggggaagaagaaggcgaagaAGTCGGTGGAGACCTACAAGATCTACATCTTCAAGGTGCTGAAGCAGGTGCACCCCGACATCGGCATCTCCTCCAAGGCCATGTCCATCATGAACTCCTTCATCAACGACATCTTCGAGAAGCTCGCCGGTGAGGCCGCCAAGCTCGCGCGCTACAACAAGAAGCCCACCATCACCTCCAGGGAGATCCAGACCTCCGTCCGCCTCGTCCTCCCCGGCGAGCTAGCGAAGCACGCCGTCTCCGAGGGCACCAAGGCCGTCACCAAGTTCACCTCGTCGTAGACGATAGGTTTCCCCCTTAGCTCGTGTGGCCTGTTTTTCCTGGTAGTGATGCCTACTTCCAGGAATTTGGGTGGAATGGATGGTGTAGTTAGATGTTGGGGTTCCTGATCGTGTTCTTTCTGTATGAAGTGGAATTAAGTTTGTTATCTGATGGAATAGTAGTGGTGCTTGTTTAACTATGTGTTCAATTTAGTATCTGCTCTTGATTCTGGGTCTCCTTTAAGTTTTGTCCATCCCATTATTATGAGACACTCGCCCTTGTGAAGATTGCGTTACTTTGTAACTTCTGATCTGTGGTTTTGTGACTGGAGCAATTTCGTTTtggtttctgaattctgatttattttagcttttctgcCTGTGATCTTGTTGCGGAAAGGGTTACCTCTTGATGCTCAATCTGCCGGTCAGTTTTAGGGGTTAGTAAATTTCGCGTTAATTGGGCGCCATCTGGATTTGGTAGCTCAATTTTGACAGCCCAAGGCCTACCATTTTGGGTTTGTGAAATTGGGAGACGGAAGGTTCTGTCCTGAAATGTTTGGCGGCACCAGAATTTGGATCCACAATTCGAGAACAAAGTTACAAACAATTTGGTCTCTCCTAGTTTACTTGCAGGCTTGTTGCGTCGGGTTCAAAATTTGGGAGATGGAGCCCTGGAGGGCTCGTGAAATGTTTGGCGGGATTTGTGTTTGGAATTGTGAAACCGCCATGTGCCAGCGTGTTTTGGCGCCTCTTAAAAATTTCATAAATGGAACCCGTCTTATGAGACGTAAACCTTTTTTTGTAATATGCGTGCCGGAGGTTTTTCTCGATTACCAATCCCCAAACCCCAATTCCCTTCGCCATCATCTCCAattgccgccgcctccgcgtctCGCCTCTCCTGGTTCTAGCTCCCATCACCCCCGCAGCTGCCTCCCCGCCCTCCACCTTACCTCACCGCTATCTCCATCATGAGCTCCTCCATCAAATCTTCGAGAAATTCGCTGCGGAGGCCCCGCCCAGCTCCCCTGCTACAAGGGGTAAGGGGCCCATCACCGCCTCTTGCGAGATCCGCTACTCCGCCCGCCTTGTCCTCCCGGGTGTCCGAGGGCACCATTGCCGTCAGCAAGTTCCCTCCTCTTTGCTAGGTTGCCTCTACTTGTTTCAATACTACTTGGGTGGGTGTTGGCAGAGTGCCTCAGTTTATCAGTTAGCAGTTGGTAGCAGTAGAAACAGTGAATGGAGCTGGAAAGGGATAAATGGTAGTTTGTGCTTAGTAGGGATGCGGTGGGTTGTGCTGCTACTTTGGGAAATACTAATGTTGCCTGTTATACTATTTTGGGATTACTGTTTCCTGATGGTTCAACTTCGTGATTGGGTTGTGCTTTGTTGTGGATTGATGATGATTGCTGCTCAAATAACTAAAACGAGTTATGGAACATCTACATGTATTCCCTGGTTTTTGAACTGTGAAATTCCTCTAGTGATCTGGAGTCTGAAATTTATGCAGTAATGAGAGTTCCTATTCATGTAACCATGCCTACCAGGCTACTAATGCTTTCTGATCTGTCGATTCGATAGTTTACACGAGGTTAATTTGTTGTTGATTGTTGAATTTCTGTGATGACCTGCTTGCAGAGGATGAATTATTAATTTTGGCCGCTGCGTTGAATTCGGACATTAAGTTTGAACAACATTTGATTCTGATTTATTGACAGTGcatcaaaaactatttttctgTGCAAGGCTGTGCGGCAGCGCTATAGCTTTAAGTGCGTGGAGCTTCAAATCTGACATCTATGGTAAATTTGCTTGACAACAATTTCCATAGGAGCATAGCTTAGCTAACTGAATTATACAGCACGTGGCATTGGTTACTTCAGGATATGCCCCACTAGGACCATCTTTGCTTGCTGTTGCTGTTCTGAATTTCCATCCCTCCTATGAGTGCTGGTGATCTACCTGAAACATTTAACTGGCTAGTATGAGGTATGTATTGTGCCCAACATTCAGCGCTGATTGTTTGTTGCTATCACATTTCTCTGCACTGTGATATATCATCTTTCTGTTAAATGCTTTCCTATAGCTTACTGGAAATTGATTCCCATCATCCCACGTATCTCGATTCTCGACGGTCTGCATTCAACACTGGTATGCGCCATCTTAGGTGTCCCTTAGAGCATGTTTATCATGTCCTGATGTCCTGGTATGCGTATGTAATGAAATGTGAAATTTGCATACATTATTACTTTTGTTTTCAATCTTATGGATAGATATGCTATTCAAAGATGGAGATGctagttcagacttcagagagcATATGTGGCTTCAGTTATTTCAGGTAACTATACATGCTATAGTACGCTGTGTTCTACTTTCTGCTGTGATTGTTCCTCCTGCAAATTGGTGTAATTGGTGTCTCCTCAAGCTAATAGGATATTAATCTACATGTGCAAAAATTTGTGCTGCTTTAGTGGGTTCAACGCCTCCAACTGAACACCGTTCGGAGCATCATATGCCTCAGCCAAACACACAACTCGGGTTATCAAATGCTGTCGCACTCGCACTCCACTCAAGTTGGTGGCGCTCTGCATAAGAACAGAAAAGGCTGTCTTGTGTGCCTAGTTCTGAATTTGAGAGGCTTTGTACTTAGACCAGGAAAAAGAGGAACTGTAGGCTACAGTCTGTAGCTGCTCGAAGGCGTAACCTTGTCCTTAAGATTCGTGCCGAAGGAGCATCTCCCCTCTTCCTCGAATTCTCAAGTCCAAAACCCCACTTCCCCCATCCCGCTACCTTCCCCATCTCCGGTCTCCGATggcgtcctccctcctccgcgccTAAAGCCCAGGCCATCCGCCCtgcacctccgccgcctcctcccgctctccgccacctcggcctcggcctcgcccgccggcccccgcgcccCAGCTCCGAACCTTAGCGGCCGCGGCAGCCACCGACGCCGCAGCGAGcccgccggaggcggcggcggtgccagcGGAGGCTGGTGCGAAGGTCGAGAGGCTGCAGCCGCTGCAGTGGCCGCCGAGGGACGCGCTGTGCGGCGAGCTCGGCGCCGGGGACGCCGGGCGCAGGGTGCGGCTCTGTGGATGGGTGGCGCTACGCCGCGCGCACGCCGGTCTCACCTTCCTCACCCTGCGCGACAGCTCCGGAATGGTGCAGGTGGGTCGTTTTTTAAGTCGTGGTGGCTGCGTTAGTGATGGTTTCCTGCAGTGCTGACTATGCTGGGAGTTTCAATCGTTGCAAGCTGCTACAGTACGTTTGTTTTGTGATATCGTATTTGTTAGCTCGTGATACATTGATGTAGCTGCTGCTTCTGTAGAGACAAACTCGCAATTGATGTTAATTTCACATTTCCCCTAAGCTTTCCACTGCTTGATGTGTGTTTTCTGGAATGGTTGTTGCATCACTTATTCCTGTACTGTTAATTGTTGCGCTCGGCCACTAGCATCAGCTATTGTTCCCTACCCCCAAGTGATCGGTAACCGCTTGCGGCTAACAGAAGGGCAATGGAGCAGCAGTTTGCTGTTATTAACGGCACTTGTCTTTGAATGATTTCTGCTCAGAAAGTGTGTACTTCTATGGTTGCTTACGTTTTCTTATTGTGCTTGCTACTGACGCCAAATGATCTGATATCTTCTATAGCCAAACAAGTGTTCACATTATCACTACATTACTGGCAATTCTTGTCCTATCTGATTTGTGGCTTATGGTAAAACCGTTGGCATTGATTGGCATAGTGATAATTCTTACATGATTATGTATGTAGTTGTTGTTTTAGAAGATTATGTATGTAGTTGTTATGGCTGTTGATGTTTATGTTATTATTATCAAATGATCATAGGGGTTTTTATTTGGTACTTTGTGTAGGTGACAACATTGCCAGAGTACCCAGAAGTTTACAATATAGTAAACAAGCTGAGAGTGGAGTCAGTGGTTGCTGTTGAGGGGGTGGTCCGGCCACGGCAGATGCCATCAATGCAGATATGAAGACTGGGGCTATAGAGGTACTTGCTGTTACATAGCACCTAATTACGATTGTTTTGAGATCAATAAGCTAGAGGTGACTTTTCATGGCTTGAATTTGATATTTACATTATCTACTATATTAATATTTCTGTTTAAGAAGTCCCCATTTCCTTTATGAAGTATGTTTTGGACATGCAAAATGTATGGGATAACAAACAACATAATTCATAATTTTTGTTGATTTGATTGGCATCAACTTTTCTATCTTCTTTTATGTTCACCCAGAAACCGGCATGATTCTAACTATATTGCCGTGTTGGTGCTTTGAAGGTTGCTGCAGATCGTGTTTTAGTGCTTAACTCAGTAACTCGTTCACTGCCATTTCCAGTTACAACTGCTGAAACTGTAAAAGAGAAGTTTCCGGAAGAAATTAGATTGAGGTAAATCATTTACAATCTATGGTCTCTGTCTCTACAAATTTGTTTTTGCACTTGCCTTTTTGGATATATGTGTAAGAATGGTGAATTACTCAAATTAGCTACACTTATCAAAATTGTGCTGATATGTGATTTAATGGTGTATTGAAGTACACATAAGACTTCAGGTGAGATAATGCTTATGCGGCTTAGGCATTGTCAATCACTTATTCTAGCATACCTGATATTTGCTAACTATTGGGAGCATGGCATTTGTATTTGGTATAATAAGATTCATTGTGAATGCTATGCATAGATGGCACAAATTTGCACGATGGCCTATCATACTTTGTAAATGTGAGATTGCTGTAGTAATATTCACTTCAGTATACTATATGCTTAATTATGTTCATGTATATATTTGGATTTTATTCTTTTAAGTAGTAGCTTATTTGATATTGTGATGGAGGTGTGTAGATGCAGTTTCGTCAGGTTTGCATCATTCTGAATATGCTAACTTGTAGCAACTTATTTAACTATGTCAAAGTAGTCAACCCAACCATTGGATTCTGCTGGACTAGGCTTCTTTCCACTGTCTGTAATTTGCTTCTTGACCTGCACAACAACTCTGTTCCAGATATTAATGTTCTTATCAAAAGATAGAGCATTCCTCTTAGCTGAAAGTTGATCGTATTGTTCTTATTCTTTTCTCCTTTCAGCACTTAATATTACTGTTAtgataaaaattatataaatgaTGTGTTTATGCTCTCCCAGTTTAAGTAATGTGCTTTTCTGTAACTTCCTATCATTGAATATTTTAGGTTTAGAGTGCTGGACTCGCGTCGTCCTCAAATGCAGTCGAACTTGCGGTTGCGCCATAATGTTGTTAAACTCATTCGTCGTTACTTGGAGGATGAACATGATTTGCTGAGGTATACCGATTAATCTATTATTACACATTGATTTTACTTGAATTACCACAATATATGTCCTACTTCTTGTCATATACCTGTTATTTTCACTTAGTAATTTAGTGCTAGATGGTCAATCTTAAATCGGGGCTCTAATATTTCAGCCTCTTATGGTAGCATCATCTTTAAAGTCTGCTATTGCTTGTATCTTTTAACAAGGAATCACTAAATTTAATGCACCGCTAGTTGCTAGGACATCTCAACTACCATGAGTCTATGACTATAATAGCATTAcaatttctaaatttttttactAAACTTTAAAACCTTCTATTATTTCTGATCTAAAGTTACATGTTAAGGTAGATTGAAACTCCAGTTTTATCCAAGTCTACACCAGAAGGTGCTCGGGACTATCTTGTACCATCAAGAGTTCAGGTGATTAAGCTATGTACAACTTTTCTGTTTCTTCACTAGCGAATTTTTGTTTCCTCTGTTAAAAGACACATTATGCCCTTTGCAACTTTGAAGATTTAATGCCTTATGTCatgtttggactttggatgtTTTTCTGCGAAAGCAACTTTGTCCAATATCGAATACTCTTATCACAGTTTAAAATGAACATATTTAGTTACATTCTTCCTTTTTCATTGTGCTTGTTGATTCTGATGTTTGAGAAAATTACTTTTGAGGTTTTAGTTCTGGAAGACTTACCATGAGGTTCCTTTTTGGTGTTGCATTCACTTCTGTTTTTCCATTCTTTACGAAGTTGCTCCATTCGAGCATGCTACAGTAGTGTTTATAAACCATTCCGGCATTCTCTCTGTCCATCAACCTAAGGCGTATTTGAATTTGAAAATGTCGAACTCTATAACTTTTAACCAACAAAGTCAAATTATATACATTTTTAGTGTACAAATTCATAAAATGAATTATAAGATGATATTGATTTTCTAGCATTTGATACTGTATTGCAAGATACTGTATCTCAAGTGAAACTAAGAGTTGAAATCTAGTTTTGAAGAGTTTCtcctagaaaaaaaatacacctTACACTGTTGGAACTTGGACAGAGTGAGTACACATTATCATGCATCAGAAATATGTTGCAAGTAACTGTTGGTGGGTTGGTCTAATAGCTAGACGGTGGTGTTTCTTACCTTTTCAATTAAGTCCTACATGTTCCCTGATTTCTTCCAATATGGTTTCTGAAGCCAGGAACATTCTATGCTCTCCCTCAAAGCCGTCAGTTGTTCAAGCAAATGTTGATGTTTCTGGCTTTGAAAAATACTATCAGATTGCAAGGTAATTGTGCTGTTTTCTAGATATAATTGTGCTTTTGCTTGTTTTACAAATTACAACTCTTCTGCCATTATCTATGTTTAGCATCCACAATTTTTTGCATATGTCAAtgagctgattttttttaaaaaatttatttccaACTCTTCCAGACTATAGGCAAAAAGCTCATGGCACATGCATATATGATCATATCCAGTTGGCATATAGCAGTATTAAACCAGTTATCTACTCTTTTAAAAGCTGCATTGCATGATTCTTATAGGTGCTTCCGGGATGAAGATTTGTGTGCAGACAGGCAACCAGAGTTTACACAACTTGATATGGAGACTGCCTTTACGTCAATGGAGGATATGTTGAACTTGAATGAAGATTTGATGAGACATGTATGCTGGTTTTGACATACGTCTGCCCTCTTTCTTTCCTATCAAATTGAAATTTTATTTGAGAGTACCTGCCCCTTTGACCCTTGCCTGTCAGTGGTTGCCATGTGTTAACTACAAATA
This window encodes:
- the LOC101761632 gene encoding histone H2B.3 — its product is MAPKAEKKPAAKKPAEEEPATEKAEKAPAGKKPKAEKRLPAGKSAGKEGGEGKKGKKKAKKSVETYKIYIFKVLKQVHPDIGISSKAMSIMNSFINDIFEKLAGEAAKLARYNKKPTITSREIQTSVRLVLPGELAKHAVSEGTKAVTKFTSS